In one window of Saprospiraceae bacterium DNA:
- the fumC gene encoding class II fumarate hydratase, translated as MDYRKEKDTMGIVEVPANVYWGAQTQRSIENFKIARETNRMPIEIIYAFAYLKKAAALANLDAGVLDAAKCAIISKVCDEILSGQWNDQFPLVVWQTGSGTQSNMNVNEVIAYRAHVLGGGTLMDEKKSVHPNDDVNKSQSSNDTFPTAMHIAAYKILQDVTLPGLKKLRDTLKEKSLSFQNIVKIGRTHLMDATPLTLGQEFSGYVSQLNHGIRAIENTLDHLSELALGGTAVGTGINTPPGYSENVARHIATLTGLPFKSAENKFEALAAHDAIVESHGALKTVACSLMKIANDVRLLASGPRCGFGELFIPDNEPGSSIMPGKVNPTQCEAMTMVAAQVLGNDVAINIGGSNGHFELNVFKPMMIYNFLHSARLIGEVCVSFNDKCATGIEAIPENIKKHLDNSLMLVTALNTKIGYYKAAEIAQTAHKNGSTLKETAVRLGYLSVEEFDQWVIPENMVGETKS; from the coding sequence ATGGACTACAGAAAAGAAAAAGATACCATGGGGATTGTGGAAGTCCCCGCCAATGTGTACTGGGGCGCCCAAACCCAGCGATCTATCGAAAATTTCAAGATTGCCCGAGAGACCAACCGGATGCCCATTGAGATCATTTATGCCTTCGCTTATCTCAAGAAAGCGGCGGCTCTGGCCAATCTCGATGCCGGCGTTCTGGATGCAGCCAAATGTGCCATCATATCCAAAGTCTGCGATGAAATACTTTCCGGACAATGGAACGATCAGTTTCCACTGGTGGTCTGGCAAACGGGATCCGGTACCCAATCCAATATGAATGTCAATGAGGTCATCGCATACAGGGCTCATGTTCTCGGAGGAGGCACACTGATGGATGAAAAAAAATCGGTGCATCCGAATGACGATGTCAACAAATCCCAATCCAGCAACGACACATTCCCTACAGCTATGCATATTGCTGCATACAAAATCCTGCAAGATGTCACCCTGCCGGGTTTGAAAAAGCTGAGGGACACTTTAAAAGAAAAATCTCTAAGTTTTCAAAATATTGTAAAAATCGGCCGGACCCATTTGATGGATGCCACCCCGCTCACTTTAGGCCAGGAGTTTTCAGGATATGTATCGCAACTCAACCACGGAATCCGCGCGATCGAGAATACCCTCGATCATTTGTCGGAACTGGCGCTTGGAGGAACTGCAGTCGGAACGGGCATCAACACACCTCCCGGATATTCGGAAAACGTGGCCCGGCATATTGCCACCCTGACGGGATTGCCCTTCAAAAGTGCCGAAAATAAATTTGAAGCTCTGGCTGCTCATGACGCTATCGTAGAATCACATGGTGCTTTAAAAACAGTAGCCTGCAGTCTTATGAAAATAGCCAATGACGTACGACTGTTAGCCTCAGGTCCGAGATGTGGATTTGGAGAATTGTTTATTCCAGACAATGAACCCGGATCTTCTATCATGCCCGGAAAGGTCAACCCCACTCAGTGCGAAGCAATGACCATGGTCGCTGCACAGGTTTTGGGAAACGACGTAGCCATCAATATCGGAGGTTCCAACGGACATTTTGAATTGAATGTGTTTAAACCCATGATGATTTACAATTTTCTGCATTCTGCAAGACTGATTGGTGAAGTCTGCGTTTCATTCAACGATAAATGTGCAACGGGAATAGAAGCCATTCCCGAAAACATCAAAAAGCATCTCGATAATTCGCTGATGCTGGTGACCGCTCTGAACACCAAAATAGGCTACTATAAAGCTGCAGAAATTGCACAGACGGCCCATAAAAATGGAAGCACTTTAAAAGAAACGGCCGTCCGTCTGGGTTATCTCAGTGTTGAAGAATTCGATCAATGGGTCATACCCGAAAATATGGTTGGTGAAACAAAATCATAA
- a CDS encoding alpha/beta fold hydrolase — translation MKKTYLILFGLLSSMILFGQQFPDSRVDGKYYTINGAKIWTVSHGEGDPLFVIPGGPGSAHVGMRRLDSLATSCKLVYFDGFGRGLSDTALDVRDYNLDRDVADLEALRVAMNFSAINIFGHSYGTVVAQAYALKFPERVKHLILSAPFHSHAMWQENDDNCNHEIRVNYPEVWDTLKVLRKQGFKSSDPIHQEVYGRVPYGFLYAYNPENFKSRGQNPYPNRFNAKLYYQMVGKDGDFKVGSDIGRFDFRKKLKDLKMPVLILAGRFDRVAVPWLMVQYKTYCPQAAFYLFEKSGHNTFVEEPEKTFSIIRNFLKP, via the coding sequence ATGAAAAAAACCTATTTGATTCTTTTTGGACTTTTGAGTTCAATGATTTTGTTTGGCCAGCAGTTTCCCGATAGCCGGGTTGATGGAAAGTATTACACTATAAATGGTGCGAAGATTTGGACGGTAAGTCATGGGGAGGGAGACCCCTTGTTTGTCATTCCTGGAGGACCCGGTAGTGCACATGTAGGGATGCGAAGGCTGGATTCGCTGGCAACGTCGTGCAAATTAGTCTATTTTGATGGTTTCGGGCGCGGACTTTCGGATACAGCTTTGGATGTACGCGATTACAATCTCGACAGGGATGTCGCAGATCTCGAAGCCTTGCGCGTAGCGATGAATTTCTCTGCCATCAATATTTTCGGACATTCCTATGGCACGGTTGTGGCGCAGGCTTATGCCTTGAAATTTCCTGAGCGGGTCAAACATTTGATTTTATCTGCTCCCTTTCACAGTCATGCCATGTGGCAGGAGAATGATGATAATTGCAATCACGAGATCAGGGTAAATTATCCGGAAGTGTGGGATACACTGAAGGTATTGCGCAAACAGGGTTTTAAATCGAGCGATCCCATTCACCAGGAGGTATATGGCAGGGTTCCATATGGTTTTCTCTATGCTTACAATCCTGAAAATTTCAAAAGCAGAGGTCAGAATCCTTATCCCAACCGATTTAATGCGAAACTGTACTATCAAATGGTTGGAAAGGATGGAGATTTTAAAGTTGGAAGTGATATCGGCCGATTTGATTTTCGAAAAAAATTGAAAGACTTAAAAATGCCCGTACTCATTTTGGCCGGCCGGTTTGACCGCGTAGCTGTACCCTGGTTGATGGTGCAGTATAAAACCTATTGTCCGCAAGCAGCGTTTTATCTTTTTGAGAAAAGTGGACATAATACTTTTGTTGAAGAACCTGAAAAAACTTTTTCAATCATCCGAAATTTTCTGAAACCGTAA
- a CDS encoding insulinase family protein yields MKQNHNPSSNISPSLIPPFEKYHLDNGLTVIIQPEENTSLVAVCMLYKVGSRDEQADKTGLAHLFEHLMFSNCGPGVDFDELLQNAGGDCNAFTTTDTTQYYAVAPAAQLELILALEANRISGFHVSKKDFKTQQRVVLEEFSEMYMNNPYGMFSHEIMQMAYKVHPYRWPVIGSDPKQLSALSIHDAEAFYNQYYHPGNAVLVISGKINVAQTKKYIDKHFAAFQSGHPVQRKYPAEPALKEARTHTNRKQLPEEAFYYAFPYCGRMDPDFYAVDFLTDVLAEGKSSLLYKILKKEKMICSTIDCYITSTIDPGLILVEGKLNPGHTIEQAETEFWDIISKLQNENIDAHTWEKFMNKNESAYLFSQVGIMNQALNLSYAEWLGNPELIFTEFENYKKLNAENIREAAVKYFPFDQRISLYYKQELA; encoded by the coding sequence GTGAAACAAAATCATAATCCGTCTTCAAATATAAGTCCATCGCTCATTCCGCCCTTCGAGAAATACCATCTCGACAATGGATTGACGGTGATCATACAACCGGAGGAAAACACCTCATTGGTTGCCGTTTGTATGTTGTATAAAGTGGGATCCAGAGATGAACAAGCGGATAAAACCGGTTTGGCCCATCTATTTGAGCATCTCATGTTTTCAAATTGCGGACCCGGGGTGGATTTCGACGAGCTGTTGCAAAACGCCGGTGGAGACTGCAACGCATTTACAACGACCGACACTACCCAGTATTATGCGGTGGCACCCGCTGCTCAGTTGGAATTAATTTTGGCGCTGGAGGCAAACAGAATCAGTGGTTTTCATGTAAGTAAAAAAGATTTTAAAACACAACAGCGCGTTGTACTGGAAGAATTCAGTGAGATGTATATGAACAATCCTTATGGAATGTTCTCACATGAAATCATGCAAATGGCGTACAAGGTTCATCCCTATCGTTGGCCGGTTATCGGTTCGGATCCCAAACAATTGTCTGCATTGAGCATACACGATGCTGAGGCTTTTTACAATCAATATTACCATCCCGGAAATGCAGTTTTGGTGATTAGCGGAAAAATAAATGTCGCACAAACTAAAAAATACATCGACAAACATTTTGCAGCTTTTCAAAGCGGGCATCCTGTGCAAAGAAAATATCCTGCTGAGCCTGCTTTAAAGGAAGCCAGAACACACACCAACCGAAAACAATTGCCGGAAGAAGCATTTTATTATGCCTTCCCATATTGCGGAAGAATGGATCCCGATTTTTATGCAGTCGATTTTTTAACAGATGTGCTTGCCGAAGGCAAGAGTTCATTGCTTTATAAAATTCTCAAGAAGGAAAAAATGATCTGTTCGACCATCGATTGTTATATCACTTCGACCATCGACCCAGGCTTGATATTGGTAGAAGGTAAGTTAAATCCAGGCCATACCATTGAACAGGCTGAAACTGAATTTTGGGATATCATTTCCAAACTACAAAACGAAAATATTGATGCCCATACCTGGGAGAAGTTTATGAACAAAAACGAAAGCGCTTATCTTTTTAGTCAGGTCGGCATTATGAATCAGGCATTGAATCTCTCTTATGCGGAGTGGTTAGGAAATCCGGAATTGATATTTACGGAATTTGAAAATTATAAAAAACTGAATGCAGAAAACATTCGCGAGGCAGCTGTAAAATATTTTCCTTTTGATCAAAGAATCAGTTTGTATTACAAACAGGAACTTGCTTAA
- a CDS encoding DNA gyrase/topoisomerase IV subunit A: MAKVPPKDSIDHILTLDGMYQNYFLDYASYVILERAVPAIDDGLKPVQRRILHSMYEKEDGRYHKVANLIGHTMQYHPHGDAAIGDALVNLGQKDLVIDTQGNWGDFRTGDSAAASRYIEARLSKFALAVAFNPDTTEWQLSYDGRNQEPLALPMKFPLLLAQGVEGIAVGLATKILPHNFIELIKASIQALKGRKFELFPDFETGGSIDVSEYNEGQKGGKVKIRAKIELEDKKFLVIRELPYSVTTGSLIESIVKAADKGKIKIKQISDNTAKDVEIRIELQPGTSPEVTIDALYAFTSCEISISPNACVIVGDKPKFLSVHEILKHSAQHTRFLLGRELEIKKEELLEKWHLVSLEKIFIENRIYRDIEECTSFEQVLEVIGNGLKKYVHTPSQGSRPPSGKYRLNREISKDDLLHLTEIRIKRISKYNKFHTDETLQSLEAELKQVQHHLDNLTDYAISYYENILEKFGKGRERKTRLLQFESIQATQVVANNSKLYVNREDGFIGFGLKKDEYIKECSDIDDIIVFRKDGKMIVSRIAEKTFVGKDIEYVDVWKKADERTTYNIIYLDGESGRAMAKRFNVTGITRDKEYDLTKGHPKSKMLYFSCNAEGEAEIVTVFLTAGCKAKIKTFDFDFSELEIKGRSSQGNIVTKYPVRKIQLKEKGKSTLGAQQVWYDPSTGRLNTEERGQFLGGLNRGDRLLCIFKNGSYEITEYDLNNRYSYDEVLSIGKFNPDDILSVVYFEGEKSWSMAKRFKIETTSLNQRFGFIGESKASKLYFASTHPDPEVLFTYKRKKESIDEILTIREFVDVKGWKAIGNKIEDVPLVKVLDQSKPIVKSSSDKSKSFKAGDTLEFDL, encoded by the coding sequence ATGGCGAAAGTGCCCCCTAAGGATTCCATAGACCACATCCTCACCCTCGACGGAATGTACCAGAATTATTTTCTGGATTATGCCTCATACGTTATTCTTGAGAGAGCCGTTCCTGCCATTGACGATGGTCTGAAACCCGTTCAAAGAAGGATCCTGCACAGCATGTACGAAAAAGAGGACGGGCGTTACCATAAGGTCGCAAATCTCATCGGCCATACCATGCAATACCATCCCCATGGCGATGCAGCCATTGGAGACGCACTCGTCAATCTCGGGCAAAAAGATCTGGTCATCGACACGCAGGGAAACTGGGGCGACTTCAGGACCGGGGATTCTGCAGCAGCGTCCCGATACATCGAAGCCAGATTGTCGAAGTTTGCCCTGGCTGTCGCTTTCAATCCGGATACCACCGAATGGCAACTTTCTTATGACGGTAGAAACCAGGAACCCCTGGCTCTGCCTATGAAATTTCCATTGTTACTCGCTCAGGGCGTCGAAGGAATTGCTGTCGGACTTGCCACTAAAATCTTACCACATAATTTTATCGAACTCATCAAAGCTTCTATTCAGGCTTTGAAGGGTAGAAAATTTGAACTTTTTCCGGATTTCGAAACCGGGGGATCCATCGACGTCAGTGAATACAACGAGGGGCAGAAAGGTGGAAAAGTAAAAATCAGGGCAAAAATTGAACTCGAGGACAAAAAATTCCTGGTCATCAGGGAGTTGCCTTACAGCGTAACTACAGGAAGTCTGATTGAGAGTATTGTGAAAGCAGCCGATAAGGGAAAAATAAAAATCAAACAAATTTCTGACAACACGGCAAAAGATGTCGAGATCCGCATTGAATTGCAGCCGGGCACTTCTCCGGAAGTCACCATAGATGCTCTGTACGCATTTACCAGCTGTGAAATAAGCATCTCACCAAATGCTTGTGTGATTGTGGGTGACAAACCTAAATTCCTTTCTGTACATGAGATTTTAAAACATTCTGCTCAGCATACGCGGTTTTTATTGGGTCGCGAGCTCGAAATCAAAAAAGAAGAATTACTCGAAAAATGGCATTTGGTTTCACTTGAAAAAATATTCATCGAAAACAGGATTTACCGCGATATCGAGGAATGTACAAGTTTCGAGCAGGTTCTGGAAGTCATTGGGAACGGTTTAAAAAAATACGTCCATACGCCTTCCCAGGGATCCCGCCCGCCTTCCGGAAAATACCGATTGAACCGGGAGATCAGTAAAGATGATCTGTTGCATTTAACTGAAATCAGGATTAAAAGAATTTCTAAATACAACAAATTCCATACCGACGAGACACTTCAATCCCTGGAAGCTGAATTAAAACAAGTTCAGCATCATCTCGACAATCTGACCGACTATGCCATTAGTTATTACGAAAATATTCTTGAAAAATTTGGCAAAGGCAGAGAACGAAAAACGCGATTGCTGCAGTTTGAATCCATACAGGCTACTCAGGTAGTTGCCAACAACAGCAAATTGTATGTCAACAGGGAAGATGGTTTTATCGGATTTGGCTTAAAGAAAGATGAGTATATCAAAGAATGCAGCGATATAGACGACATCATCGTATTCCGCAAAGATGGAAAAATGATTGTCAGTAGGATTGCAGAAAAAACATTTGTTGGAAAAGATATTGAATATGTTGATGTATGGAAAAAAGCCGACGAACGCACGACTTACAACATCATTTACCTGGATGGAGAATCAGGTCGTGCTATGGCAAAGAGATTTAATGTGACCGGGATCACCCGAGATAAAGAATACGATCTCACAAAAGGGCATCCAAAATCAAAAATGCTCTATTTCTCCTGCAATGCGGAAGGTGAAGCTGAAATTGTTACAGTATTCCTGACGGCAGGTTGCAAAGCCAAAATCAAAACCTTTGATTTTGATTTTTCAGAATTGGAAATCAAAGGACGAAGCAGCCAGGGCAATATTGTTACAAAATATCCCGTCAGAAAAATTCAACTCAAAGAAAAAGGTAAATCAACTCTTGGTGCTCAGCAAGTTTGGTACGATCCTTCGACCGGTCGCCTCAATACGGAAGAAAGAGGACAGTTTCTTGGTGGCTTAAACCGTGGAGACCGCCTGCTTTGCATATTTAAAAATGGATCCTATGAAATAACCGAATACGATCTCAACAATCGGTATAGCTATGATGAGGTCTTGAGTATTGGAAAATTCAATCCGGATGATATTTTGTCTGTTGTTTACTTCGAAGGTGAAAAATCGTGGTCGATGGCAAAGCGTTTTAAAATTGAAACCACGAGCTTAAATCAACGCTTCGGATTTATTGGAGAAAGCAAGGCTTCGAAATTGTATTTTGCTAGCACACATCCGGATCCTGAAGTATTGTTTACCTACAAAAGGAAAAAAGAAAGTATTGATGAAATTTTGACCATCCGCGAATTTGTAGATGTCAAAGGCTGGAAAGCCATCGGCAATAAAATTGAAGATGTTCCATTGGTGAAAGTACTCGATCAAAGCAAACCCATTGTCAAAAGTTCTTCCGACAAATCCAAAAGCTTCAAAGCAGGCGATACACTTGAATTCGATTTGTAA
- the tsaE gene encoding tRNA (adenosine(37)-N6)-threonylcarbamoyltransferase complex ATPase subunit type 1 TsaE, translating into MKTQEFVFSETEIRTVAEKVLMIISKDRPILVSGEMGAGKTTFIKGICAQLGCASEVSSPSFSIINEYACGLNKWGLNRIVHMDLYRIEKMEDIYDIGVPDYLESGIPVFIEWPDLIKPLLKGQPVIEIQFEVLDNLNRKIILTF; encoded by the coding sequence ATGAAAACACAGGAGTTCGTCTTTTCGGAAACAGAAATCAGAACAGTGGCAGAAAAGGTCCTGATGATCATTTCTAAAGACAGACCAATTCTTGTGAGCGGGGAGATGGGAGCCGGTAAAACTACTTTTATTAAAGGCATTTGTGCCCAACTTGGCTGCGCGTCGGAGGTTAGCAGTCCCAGTTTTTCCATCATCAACGAATACGCATGTGGTTTAAACAAATGGGGATTGAACCGGATCGTTCATATGGATCTTTACAGGATTGAAAAAATGGAAGATATCTACGACATTGGAGTTCCGGATTACCTCGAATCAGGGATCCCGGTGTTTATAGAATGGCCTGATCTCATTAAACCGTTGTTGAAGGGTCAGCCGGTCATAGAAATTCAATTTGAAGTTTTGGATAATCTGAATAGAAAGATTATCTTAACCTTTTAA
- a CDS encoding DUF3817 domain-containing protein, with amino-acid sequence MDRLKQYRLVGFLEGISYILLLGIAVPVKYIGGNDLGVKLLGMPHGILFMAYIAYSIHFYDKQNWKTSLLFYAFLASLLPFGTIYFDLKVLKPLAQKQT; translated from the coding sequence ATGGATCGTTTAAAACAATATCGCCTGGTAGGATTTCTTGAGGGTATTTCTTACATTTTACTATTGGGTATTGCCGTACCGGTCAAATACATAGGTGGCAATGATCTGGGCGTTAAGTTGCTGGGTATGCCGCACGGAATCTTATTCATGGCTTATATTGCTTACAGCATCCACTTTTACGACAAACAGAATTGGAAGACTTCTTTGCTGTTCTATGCATTCCTCGCTTCACTCCTCCCATTTGGAACCATCTATTTCGACCTTAAGGTACTCAAACCTTTGGCGCAAAAGCAAACTTGA